One window of Thermodesulfovibrio aggregans genomic DNA carries:
- the thiS gene encoding sulfur carrier protein ThiS, which produces MKIRVNGSEMDVKATTIAELLQELEINPQRVVVEVNLEIVKRDKFNDYKIKEGDSIEIVNFVGGG; this is translated from the coding sequence ATGAAGATAAGAGTAAATGGCAGTGAGATGGATGTTAAAGCAACCACAATTGCAGAGCTATTACAGGAGCTTGAGATAAATCCTCAGAGGGTTGTTGTTGAGGTGAATCTTGAAATAGTCAAGAGAGATAAATTCAACGATTACAAAATAAAAGAAGGCGACTCTATTGAGATCGTCAACTTTGTAGGAGGAGGATAA
- the thiC gene encoding phosphomethylpyrimidine synthase ThiC, protein MTRVELAKKGIITDEVKEVAKEEGISPEILSQNIAEGKAVITRNILHNIKPLGIGKGLRTKINANIGTSKDKTDLNEELEKLDIAVKYGTDAVMDLSTGGPLTEMRRAIIKHSPVSIGTVPIYEVAVRAIEKYGSIVKMTADDIFDVIEEHAKDGVDFVTVHCGVTMKIVEMLKSGERVLPIVSRGGSILADWICYNGKENPLYEYFDRLLAIAKKYDLTLSLGDGLRPGCLMDATDKYQLLELITIGKLKDIAVSEGVQCIIEGPGHLPLNHVETNIKLQKSICKEAPFYVLGPLVTDCAMGYDHIAAAIGGALAGMYGADFLCYVTPSEHIRLPDKEDVKEGVIASKIAAHAADLAKGLPQAWQRDNKMAEARRNFDWQSQIALSFDPEKVRSMRSERPPVEDERVCSMCGEFCAIKISREAIEIDVSLNRNA, encoded by the coding sequence ATGACAAGAGTTGAATTAGCAAAAAAGGGAATAATTACAGATGAGGTAAAAGAGGTCGCAAAAGAAGAAGGTATCTCACCTGAAATACTTTCTCAAAATATAGCAGAAGGAAAGGCTGTTATTACGAGGAATATTCTTCACAATATAAAGCCTCTTGGAATAGGAAAGGGTCTCAGGACAAAGATAAATGCCAATATTGGAACATCCAAAGACAAAACAGACCTTAATGAAGAGCTTGAAAAGCTTGATATAGCTGTCAAATACGGCACAGATGCTGTAATGGACCTTTCAACAGGAGGACCTCTTACAGAGATGAGAAGGGCAATTATAAAACATTCTCCCGTAAGTATCGGGACCGTTCCCATTTATGAGGTTGCTGTAAGGGCAATTGAAAAGTATGGAAGCATTGTGAAGATGACCGCTGATGATATATTTGATGTAATAGAGGAGCATGCAAAGGATGGAGTTGATTTTGTCACAGTTCACTGTGGTGTTACCATGAAGATTGTTGAGATGCTTAAATCTGGTGAGAGAGTTTTACCAATTGTAAGCAGAGGAGGTTCAATTCTTGCAGACTGGATATGCTATAATGGCAAAGAAAATCCTCTTTATGAGTATTTTGATAGACTTCTTGCGATTGCAAAAAAGTATGACCTCACCCTCAGTCTTGGAGACGGGTTAAGACCTGGCTGTCTTATGGATGCAACAGACAAATATCAGTTGCTTGAACTCATAACCATTGGCAAACTAAAGGACATTGCTGTATCAGAGGGTGTTCAATGCATAATTGAAGGACCTGGGCATCTTCCCCTAAATCATGTGGAGACAAACATTAAACTACAGAAAAGCATATGCAAGGAAGCTCCTTTTTATGTTCTCGGTCCTCTTGTAACAGATTGTGCTATGGGTTATGACCATATCGCTGCTGCAATAGGTGGTGCACTGGCAGGTATGTACGGAGCAGATTTTCTATGCTATGTAACACCATCAGAACATATAAGACTTCCAGATAAAGAAGATGTAAAGGAAGGTGTAATTGCTTCAAAGATTGCTGCCCATGCAGCAGACCTTGCAAAGGGGTTACCGCAGGCATGGCAGAGAGACAACAAAATGGCAGAAGCAAGAAGAAACTTTGACTGGCAGAGTCAGATTGCCCTATCATTTGACCCTGAAAAGGTGAGATCTATGCGTTCTGAAAGACCTCCTGTTGAAGATGAGAGAGTATGTAGCATGTGCGGGGAATTCTGCGCAATAAAGATCTCAAGAGAGGCAATTGAGATAGATGTCAGTTTAAACAGGAATG
- a CDS encoding thiazole synthase, whose amino-acid sequence MNDPLIIRGIEFKSRLWVGTGKYKSFEETARAIEASGTDVVTVAVRRVNIIDRSKENLLDYIDPKKYKILPNTAGCYTVEDALRYARLAREAGVSDMVKLEVIGDEKTLFPDVCGLLKATEILAKEGFIVFPYTNDDPVTAKRLVDAGAAAVMPLGAPIGSGLGIRNPYNIKIILETVNVPVIVDAGVGTASDVSQAMELGCDAVLVNTAIAGAKDPIMMAQALKHACIAGRLAYKAGRIPKKLYASASSPIEGMLT is encoded by the coding sequence ATGAATGATCCATTAATTATCAGAGGAATTGAGTTTAAGTCTAGGCTATGGGTTGGAACAGGTAAATATAAAAGTTTTGAGGAAACTGCCCGTGCAATTGAAGCCTCTGGAACAGATGTAGTAACAGTTGCAGTAAGAAGAGTAAATATCATTGACCGCTCAAAGGAAAATCTTCTTGATTATATTGATCCCAAGAAATACAAAATTCTTCCAAATACAGCAGGCTGTTACACAGTTGAAGATGCCCTGAGATACGCAAGACTGGCAAGAGAAGCAGGTGTTTCAGATATGGTAAAGCTTGAAGTAATAGGCGATGAAAAAACCCTTTTCCCTGATGTATGTGGACTTCTTAAAGCAACAGAAATTCTTGCAAAAGAAGGCTTTATTGTTTTTCCATATACGAACGACGACCCTGTAACAGCAAAAAGACTTGTTGATGCCGGTGCTGCTGCAGTGATGCCTCTTGGTGCACCAATTGGCTCAGGACTTGGAATAAGAAATCCCTACAACATAAAGATAATTCTTGAAACAGTTAATGTCCCTGTTATTGTTGATGCAGGAGTGGGTACAGCCTCTGATGTATCACAGGCAATGGAGCTTGGCTGTGATGCTGTTCTTGTAAATACTGCAATAGCAGGTGCAAAAGACCCAATAATGATGGCTCAGGCACTTAAGCATGCCTGTATAGCAGGAAGGCTTGCCTATAAGGCTGGAAGAATTCCTAAGAAACTTTATGCTTCCGCAAGTTCACCCATTGAAGGAATGCTTACATGA
- the thiE gene encoding thiamine phosphate synthase: MKVYLIGDRKLFPDEKAFLEAVETALKAGVKAFQLREKDLTVRELYFLAKKLREITKRNDALLFINDRVDIALAVDADGVHLPSSGFPAHVVRKVWKDRFIIGVSTHSLDEAREASEWADFITFSPVFHTPSKGKPQGIEKLKEVKESVKCKVFALGGIKLENVNEVLPYCDGVAMVSGILAQRDIEGVVKKFNEILGEKP; encoded by the coding sequence ATGAAGGTCTATCTCATAGGTGACAGAAAGCTTTTTCCCGATGAAAAAGCTTTTTTAGAGGCAGTTGAGACTGCTCTTAAGGCAGGAGTTAAGGCTTTTCAGTTAAGGGAAAAGGATTTGACTGTAAGGGAACTCTACTTTCTTGCAAAAAAATTGCGTGAGATAACAAAAAGAAATGATGCACTGCTTTTCATAAATGACAGAGTTGACATAGCTTTGGCTGTTGATGCTGATGGAGTTCATCTTCCCAGTAGCGGTTTTCCCGCTCATGTGGTTAGAAAGGTCTGGAAAGATAGATTTATCATAGGTGTATCAACCCATTCACTTGATGAGGCAAGGGAGGCTTCAGAATGGGCTGATTTTATAACCTTCAGCCCTGTTTTCCATACTCCATCAAAGGGAAAACCACAGGGAATAGAGAAATTAAAAGAAGTCAAGGAATCTGTTAAATGCAAGGTCTTTGCTCTCGGAGGGATTAAGCTTGAAAATGTCAATGAAGTATTGCCCTACTGTGACGGAGTTGCCATGGTAAGTGGTATTTTAGCTCAAAGAGACATTGAAGGAGTGGTGAAAAAATTCAATGAAATTTTAGGAGAAAAGCCATGA